Within the Deltaproteobacteria bacterium genome, the region GCAATCAGCTCGAACTGCGAGCCGATGAGGCCGGCTCCGGCGGACGACAGCAGCGACCCGCCCGCCGCCCCGGCGGCCGCCGTCCCCGGTTCGCCCGTGTCGCCATCGCTGCCGGCCGTCTGCAACTCGGCGATGCCCGGGAGCTCCACCTTCTCGATCGCCGCCTCCCAGCGAATATCCGACCAGCCCTCGTCGGAAAAATCGCCGTCGACGGTCTGATCCATCTCCTGAAAGCCGTCGTGGAGCAACTGCTCCTCGATGTCGTACATCTTGCCGCGCGCGAGGTCGGTCGCGACGCCGAGCATCTGCGCGCGCTGGGCCTGGCGCACGTTGGACGCGGCCGTCGCAATCGTGAGCGTCAAGCCGCCCGCAAGGATCGCGAGCGCGATCATCACTTCGAGCAGGGTGAATCCGGCCTGCCGGGGCCCCGTGCGCCCGCCCCGCGTCACCGCTCGCCCTCCGCGCGCTTGCCCTCGGCGTCGCGCATCATGTGGTCCTCGGGGTCGATCCAGTCGCCGTCGCGAAACTCCACGCGCCCGGTGAGGCCGTGCACGACGAGCGTGTAGAAGTCGGCGTCGGCGCCAGTGCCGTCGGCGACCTGCACGACCGCCTTCTCGGCGTGGCCGAGCGGGAAGAAATGGATGGACACCGTCCCCTCGCGCTCGACCGGCCCGTCGAGGTGCTGCACCCAGATGGCCTTGAACACGTCGTCGCGGGTGAGCCGCTGCGGCTTGCCGCGCGGATCGGGCACCTGCTTGCCGCCGCGCATGCGGGTCGGCGGCCCGCACT harbors:
- a CDS encoding prepilin-type N-terminal cleavage/methylation domain-containing protein; its protein translation is MRAADPHARRQAGARSARQAAAAHPRRRVQGHLGAAPRRAGRARGDGVHPFLPARPRREGGRAGRRRHWRRRRLLHARRARPHRARGVSRRRLDRPRGPHDARRRGQARGGRAVTRGGRTGPRQAGFTLLEVMIALAILAGGLTLTIATAASNVRQAQRAQMLGVATDLARGKMYDIEEQLLHDGFQEMDQTVDGDFSDEGWSDIRWEAAIEKVELPGIAELQTAGSDGDTGEPGTAAAGAAGGSLLSSAGAGLIGSQFELIANILERSIRRVTLTVTWKVGRATEEMKVVCYFTNSRGIDEAMAGVPAGSGSDSDGSTGSSTTGPTRQTSPVPRAGGLRR